The nucleotide window ATACAAAGTCGATGGGATTAGAATAGCACCCATTAAATGAATTTTCTCTGAATGTTTACCGCTCTCATCAAAGAAAATTCGAACCGGAAAAGATTTTCTTTCTGTCACATGGACACCGCCTTAGCTACTGGTTAGCTGGTTAATATAACTTTACAAATTACTTCGTTTACGCGATAATAATAAAGAAGAAACAAACCAAGTTGAATAAACATTGTAGCATTTTATTGGTTGCTCCTTAATTCGCAGCTTGTAGATGCTACGTACTGAAACCTATTGGTTGCTCCTTAATCTGCAGCCTGTAGGTTTTACTTTTTATCAAAAAGAGCGGTCTCTTAGCGAGATGGCTCTTTTCTAATTATATCACACCTCAATTGTTCGTTAAATCGACATTTTGCGAACAATTGGTTTTACAATCCGAACTAGGATTTAGCGTGATTTCGTTATCTTTGATAAACCTTCTTATTCAACGCCTCTCCCCACTTCTTCTTAGAACTGTTATTTTCACCAAGATAAAGATGTTCATGTACTTCATACGGCTTCAATTGATTTGTTCAGCGATAACTTGAGCCGCTTTATCTATTGACTCATGGTATTCGACTGTCTGTGTGGGAATAAAAGTTAACTCTATCGTTTTCGTATTCGGCAAGCACCTTACTATAACGCGGTCTTCCTCAGTTTTCGTAAAGGTCTGCGTGATGTTTACTGTATCGTATTGGACAATGGTTCTTAAGAGCACTTTGATGTCTTCTAATTTCACTGTTGTTCCCCCTGTCCTTAAAAAGTGGTTAGAAACCTGAAAGAATTCATTAAATCCGTCATAAGACAATGGATAATGTACATTTCAGCGTTCAATTGCTTATCATCAGTAATGGTTTGCCCCCTTCTACATGAACTGCAAATCTGCCAATTCAAAATTCCCCACCACAATTTTTCCGATAGATTTCCATTGTCTGATCAGTTTATCTGTCCTCCTGGAGCGCAAACTAAATACCCGCTTCGCTATACTATGCGAGTCGCTTGAATTTGACTGTCCGATACAGGGGCGTTAGCATGCATAGTCCGGCCTGCTCATTTCAAAAAATGACGTTGCAATTTTTAGCCCCCCTTCTGGTCCTTGATATGTATAGATTCCATTTGGCTCTATTTGAAGCTTTAAGCTTGCCTGATCCCAGGCACTTTCCTATAAATCAGCCAGGACATATCGACTGTGCCCTAGACAATTGACGGATAAGCGGGCGAACAAAGTGATGAAGCTTTGCACGTTTTCCCTCATTAAATATCGATTCCGGCAGTTATTGGGCGATGTATTGCAATGTGTCGCCAAGTCGAGCTGCAAAGACTTCTGGTGGCTCAATGGCTTCCAGATGCATACAGACGACATCCGCTCTCTCATCTAGCCACTGCCGGTAATCGCTTGGCAGCGGATGTGGATGCTGGATCAGCATTAACAAGAACAGCTCATACTCTTCTGGCTGAAAATAAAGCTCAGCTGTATTTAAGGCTACCCTATTCGTCTGACAGGATTTGAATGAGACCTTGAGATCATAAAGACAGTCACGGACCAGTTCCTCTTTCCCTCCGTTAATAGTTCTAGTTTTGCTGAACACATACTTTTCTTCATCCAAATTCTGTTCCATATCCAGGAGAAGGCCTACTTGTCTTGCCGTAGTTTCTGGCGGCTTCATACTGTTCCCTCCTTTGAAATCCAAGAAGATCTTGATTTCATTTCGCCTGAATTTGTAAAAAAACGCAGAAAATCAAGTGATTCTCCGCGTCTTTGCAGACAACTCCGCTAACTTCATCATCGTCTTTCCTGGCTTCATACTAATTATAAAAAATTAATGATATCTCTAATTAATTCTTATTTTACCGGTCTTAGTGATTCCAGTACAACCATTCGTCTTGTCCACTGGCAGAAGTGTCTTCCTGAGTCGTTCTAATAACTCCTTTTTGCTGATCTTGGCCAAAACTTCAGAAAGTGAAAGAAATATATTGTTTATTTCACTGCCTCTGATACCCGCTGACAGAGCTCGAAGAACAGGCAAAACATCGCTGTTTTCTGCTGATTATCCATTCCTATGGTAGACTGATTGAAATAAGCTGTGATTTCGAAAATTCGATGAACCATAGGAGGATAAAATGGAAATAGTGTCAATTGGTGAAAGAATAAGAATACTACGTGAACAACGTAATTTATCAGATGGGGAATTTGCAAAGGAACTTGGTATTGCCAAAAGTACCGTGTGGGCATATGAAGATGGTAAGAAACTTCTAACGGTTCCACACCTCATACGGATCGCCGAGTTTTTGGGTGTTTCCGCAGATTCACTGCTTGGCCGCTCGGCACATCACATAGAGTGCGATTTGCAGAATAAACAAGGAATGAGCGGCTATAAGCTCACGGTTGATGACCATCCATTGAACGAAGAAGAAGTGGCAGACATGATTTCCTATATCCAAGTGAAACGGCGAATGGGAAAACAGCGGGAGCTT belongs to Planococcus lenghuensis and includes:
- a CDS encoding helix-turn-helix domain-containing protein, with amino-acid sequence MEIVSIGERIRILREQRNLSDGEFAKELGIAKSTVWAYEDGKKLLTVPHLIRIAEFLGVSADSLLGRSAHHIECDLQNKQGMSGYKLTVDDHPLNEEEVADMISYIQVKRRMGKQRELAKTEQGTPFGN